Genomic segment of Kogia breviceps isolate mKogBre1 chromosome 9, mKogBre1 haplotype 1, whole genome shotgun sequence:
GGGCTGTGGCTGCCCTTGGAGGCTGTCCAGTCACTGAGGAAGGCCTGGGCCGCCTTGCAGTGCACCAGGCGGTGGGTGATGGAGAGGCTGGCATTACCCTCCAGCTGGGACAGGATCACCAGGACCTGCCTCTGCAGGGGTGGCACACTGTCCTAGGTGCACAGGCTGCCATGCGTGGACACCACGTTGAAGCTGTCTGAGCAGTCGCATCGCACGTGCAGGTAAGACTTGGGGTGCTGAGTCTCCACCACCATGATGGGCCCCACATAGCCGTGCAtcaggtcaccttatctttgataaaggaggcaagaatatacaacggagaagacagcctcttcaataagtggtgctgggaaaactggacagctacatgttaaagaatgaaattagaacactccctaacaccatacacaaaaatgaactcaaaatggattagagacctaaatgtaaggccagacactataaaactcttaaaggaaaacataggcagaacactctatgacataaatcacagcaagatccttttggacccacctcctagagaaatggaaataaaaacaaacaaatgggacctaatgaaatgtaaaagcttttgcacagcaaaggaaaccataaacaaggcgaaaagacaacccttggaatgggataaaatagttgcagatgaagaaactgacaaaggattaatctccaacatatacaagcagctcatgcagctcaatatcaaacaaacaaacaaaccaatccaaatgtgggcagaagatctaaatagacatttctccaagatatacagattgccaacaaacacatgaaaggatgctcaacatcactaatcattagagaaatgcaaatcaaaactacattgaggtatcacctcacactggtcagaatggccatcattaaaaaatctacagacaataaatgctggagagggtgtggagaaaagggaaccctcttgcactgttggtgggaatgtaaattgatacagccactatggagaatagtatggaggttccttaaaaaactaaaaatagaactaccatatgacccagcaatctcactactgggcatatatcctgagaaaaccataattcaaaaagagtcatgtaccaaaatgttcattgcagctctatttacaatagccaggacatggaagcaatctaagtgtccattgacagatgaatggataaagaagatgtgacacatatatacaatggaatattactcagccataaaaagaaacgaaattgagttatttgtagtaaggtagatggacctagagtctgtcatacagagtgaagtaagtcagaaagagaaaaacaaataccatatgctaacacatatatggaatgtaaaaaaaaaatgattctgatgaacctaggggcaggacaggaataaagacgcagacatagagaacgtaCTTGAGGCCAcggggtggggaagggtaagctgggatgaagtgagagagtggcatggacatatacacactaccagatgtaaaatagatggctagtgggaagcagctgcatcacacggggaatcagctcggtgctttgtgaccacctagaggcgtggtttagggagggtgggagggagacgcaagagggaagggctacggggatatatgtatacatatagctgattgactttgttatacagcagagactaacacaccattgtaaagcaattatactccaataaagatgttttaaaaaaataaaaatataagtaaaaatctTCCCACCGGGCTGTTTCTCTAATATTGTGGCTATGAGGCCTTTCCTTCTACTGAGAACTAGCCAGAAAAACATTTTGTGTGTTCGTGTCTCATGAATGTATTTTTGGTTTAGATCTAcatcattttaattcatttctacTCTCACACTTTTTACAAAATTAGTTCGAAGAGTAAAACATATATAGTCAGCTTAGCTCACGTTCGTGCTGGGCTCTCTGTGTGTGCTTTAACAGGAAATGCATTTCTGACACTTTTTAAATGAGCAATCACACGTATAATCAACTTGGTTAAAACTTCCTTCCTGGTAACTGCAACACTTCCTCTGCATCTGGATATGAAGGGAGACCCAGAAAAGCGGAAGAGTTTAGAAGCACACTGGGTAGGtttgaatttgttttgttttcagaaattaaacaaatgatCCTTCAACATCATCACCTCCGCTGCTTTATCAGGTATTGCTTCCTTCTATTTTTTGCCCTTTGTTGGGTCTGACTCGGAATAGTGACACTTCCTTCTCAGCCAGAAGATTTTTATCTGGAACTGTTGTCGTTCATCTGATGATACTGCCACTGAATGTCTGTTTCATTGTCTAATCCAACCCATGTGTGTGGATATCCACAAGGTTCCGGCAATAGCTTTGCAGGTGCATtagtccttttttgtttttgtttgggaggaagagggagggcaCAGGGGGCTGTGTCAGCAGCCTTCACGTTCTTACAAGTGCACTCTTCGCGATTAGTGTACTGAACAGTGTTTCTAACAGCTTCTTGTAAAAGGACAAAGCTTCACAGCCTCAACCATGAAGGAAAGCAGTGAGTATTGAGTCAGCCAGTTTTCTTCTGCACCTCGTATCTTGTAAGTCTATTTGATGTCATGGAGGCAGAAGTCATTGCTGTGTATTTGCATGTTGCCTAAATTTGGACCTATTTTATTTCAAGTTAGTGTCAACAGTCACATAACTTACAGTTCTCTTCTTTGTTATTCTGTAAAGTAGCAAAAGAGCAAATAGTGAATGTCTTAAGCTGTAAGAGACAGTCCTTTGGGCCAGTTGATTTCATGTGTTTACTAAGTGTAACTTCATAATATTTTAACAGAGGGACTACTGACTTTAAAAGTAAGTTTAAGCCGAGTACAGAAGTTTGGATCTAATGAAACCTGCCTTTCTTACCCTTTAATCAAACTCTTCTTTCTGGTATGTGTCAAATGCTCCACTATTTCTTAAGGAAATAAGTACTTATGAGTGTCACTAACATTAGTCCTTTaagaagtaaataatattttctgaaacattaatttttgtttcactAGTTGATTCTTATTTAGAACACCTTACAAAATATTAAAGGATACTAAATAGTAAAGTCAAAATACCttattcatttttcaattttaagatGTTTAGCAGTTCAATCATTATTTGAAGAGTTTCTTACTGCAATAAGTCACATTTATACTTAAATGCTTTGTGAAGGTAGAGTGGATAAATTGTTGAGAATAAATTGGTGAATTCTCGTTACAGATGTGAAAATATTAGAgcaaaaagaagttaaataatcGCTTGGGGTCCCAAAGCaggtccttccttccatcctgtgGCCTCTCCAGAGGCAGATGGGATGAACTGGTACAAAGTTAAAATTACCTGAATGTTCCTATTTGGAGAGTATAGCCCTGGTGACTCCCCTAAGATACTGGCCTAACGGAGCAATGACAGCCACGATGCTTACACGTTGCATGATTCATAGTTTTAAATATCTGCAAATGTTCTTGAGTGCAACTTCACCAATTCTGATCTTTCTGAGTTTTATCAATGAAATGACTACCTCtcccaagaagaaagaaaaaaatgaaaagaaaacaaagacaggaAGTTGACTAGGGAACAGATACCTGATCCAGAATGTTTGAAAAGGGACTGTGAGGCCTGTTGGGTAAGGTGTCTGGGTCCCCTAGGAGACAAACGAGACTAAACGAAGAGGAAATAAGTCAAAGGCCTATTTTCAGAGGGGGGTTTTCAGCACCTCACATTGCACCTTATAAACCAGGACATGATCCTTTAACTGGATAATTTGACTCCTCCACTCATTTCAGTATGCTTAACAACAGTTACCACTTAGAACTATTACAGTAGGTCAGACACAGCGCTAGATCAGTGCTTTACCTCTCTCTTTTAACATTCaattttcaaacaaaatgaaagcagAGGGAATGATTAATGAATCCCCATCTACCCATGGCCCATACTCAGCAAGTATATTACCTTATTTAAGTGTCACCTTACTTACCCCTCTGAGGTATTGCTAACCCCATTTGACAGacaggaaacaggctcagagattATTTCAAGGGCTCATCCCCCAGATTCTAAATAGCGGGGGCCAGCATTCCTGGGCCCCGCCTCCAAAGCCCCGGTATCCTCGTGCGCACGTCCTTGTCATTCGTCTACACCTTCTCCTTCTGCCACAGCTCGTGGGAAACCATAAAGGGCAAGTGGCTGCCCTGTGACCGAGCCCTCTGTTTCTCTGCTCCCAGGTCGCAGAGGGCATGGAGCTGGAGAACCATGAACAGCACGTGGTGCTGAGAGAGGACAGCCGCCGCAGGCGCCGGAGGATGAAGCCGCGCAGCGCGGCGGCCAGTGCGTCCTCCATGGAGCTCATCCCCATTGAGTTCGTGCTGCCCACCAGCCAGCGCAACACCAAGACCCCCGAAACGGCGCTGCTGCACGTGGCTGGCCACGGCAACGTGGAGCAGATGAAGGCCCAGGTGTGGCTGCGCGCGCTGGAGACCAGCGTGGCCGCCGACTTCTACCACCGGCTCAGCCCCGACCACTTCCTCCTGCTCTACCAGAAGAAGGGGCAGTGGTACGAGATCTACGACAAGTACCAGGTGGTGCAGACCCTGGACTGCCTGCGCTACTGGAAGGTGCTGCACCGGAGCCCCGGGCAGATCCACGTGGTGCAGAGGCTCGCGCCGTCAGAGGAGACTCTGGCCTTCCAGCGGCAGCTCACGGCCCTCATTGGCTACGACGTCACCGACGTCAGCAACGTGCACGACGACGAGCTGGAGTTCACGCGTCGCCGCCTGGTGACCCCGCGCATGGCCGAGGTGGCCGGCCGTGACACCAAGCTCTACGCCATGCACCCCTGGGTGACGTCCAAGCCCCTCCCCGAGTACCTGCTGAAGAAGATCACCAACAACTGCATCTTCATTGTCATTCATCGCAGCACCACCAGCCAGACCATCAAGGTCTCAGCCGATGACACCCCGGACACCATCCTCCAGAGCTTCTTTACCAAGATGGCCAAGAAGAAGTCCCTGATGGATATCCCTGAAAGCCAGAGCGAACAGGACTTTGTGCTGCGCGTCTGTGGCCGAGATGAGTACCTGGTGGGTGAGACGTCCATCAAAAACTTCCAGTGGGTGAGGCAGTGCCTCAAGAACGGGGAAGAGATTCACCTGGTGCTTGATGCTCCGCCGGACCCAGCCCTGGACGAGGTGAGGAAGGAAGAGTGGCCGCTGGTGGACGACTGCACGGGAGTCACCGGCTACCATGAGCAGCTGACCATCCACGGGAAGGACCACGAGAGCGTGTTCACCGTGTCCCTGTGGGACTGTGACCGCAAGTTCAGGGTAAAAATCAGAGGCATTGAtatccctgtcctgccccgaAACGCGGACCTCACGGTTTTTGTGGAGGCAAACATCCAGTATGGGCAGCAAGTCCTTTGCCAAAGGAGAACCAGCCCCAAACCCTTCACGGAGGAGGTGCTCTGGAATGTGTGGCTTGAGTTCAGTATCAAGATCAAAGACTTACCCAAAGGGGCTCTGCTGAACCTCCAGATCTACTGCGGCAAAGCTCCAGCTCTGTCTGGTAAGGCCTCTGCGGAGACTCCCAGTCCCGAGTCCAGAGGCAAAGCTCAGCTTCTGTATTACGTGAACCTGCTGCTGATAGACCACCGGTTCCTCCTGCGGCACGGGGAGTATGTGCTCCACATGTGGCAGCTATCTGGGAAGGCGGAAGACCAAGGCAGCTTCAATGCTGACAAGCTCACGTCTGCCACCAACCCGGACAAGGAGAACTCAATGTCCATCTCCATTCTTCTGGACAATTACTGTCACCCCATAGCCTTGCCTAAGCATCGGCCCACCCCTGACCCGGAAGGGGACCGGGTTCGAGCAGAAATGCCCAATCAGCTGCGGAAGCAACTAGAGGCGATCATAGCCACTGATCCGCTTAACCCTCTCACAGCCGAAGACAAAGAGTTGCTCTGGCATTTCAGATATGAAAGTCTGAAGGATCCCAAAGCGTATCCTAAGCTCTTTAGCTCAGTGAAATGGGGACAGCAAGAAATTGTGGCCAAAACATATCAACTGTTAGCCAGAAGGGAGGTCTGGGATCAAAGTGCTTTGGATGTTGGATTAACAATGCAACTCCTGGACTGCAACTTCTCGGATGAAAACGTAAGAGCCATTGCGGTTCAGAAACTGGAGAGCTTGGAGGATGATGACGTGCTACATTACCTGCTCCAGCTGGTCCAGGTAAGGGATGCACTCATCTCAAGGGATTTATCTGCATATGCACAGGTGCCCCATTCAGCTGTCTTCCAATGCCCCTCGTCCAGAGAGTCACGATCAGCCAAAGGAGATCTAATGAAACTACCTCAAAAAAGTAGTAAGCTGTTCCATTTACTTTTTTACTGTCTGAGGGCTTGTTGACCAGCATTTTATGACATTAATATTTCTGCTTTTTTAGGAGAACCGTTCCCGTGGGAATACTTTGTTCTTACTTACTGTATCAGTGATAGACTTGACTTATCGAATGCTCACTTGTGCCAGGGCTCCAGGTGATCTACGCGCTTTTCGCGTATGATCACCTTTAACCCTCCCAACAATGATGATGGAGGTCAAgttcatatttgcattttatatagcaggaaactggggcacagagaggctaagtaaatgtgcccaaggtcacatacttTGAAAGACAAATTCAAACCCAGGAGGTCTGACTCCTGGCCCTGCTCTTTTCACTGCGTCCCAGTATCTGGCATCAACCCAGCCGTGTCAGGACAGTGTGTCGTAGAGGAAAAACGTCATACTCTCTGATCGTATCTGTCACGATTCATAGAGTAACATCTCCTATCTGGATGGGACCTTGAAAGCCCCTCTCTTTAGGCAGGTCTGGTACTGTGTGTCCCCTCCTCTTCACATGCCTTTCCCTGGGGTCCAGAGAGACTAAATCATTAGCTAAACCCTTGACTAAATCAAGGGGTTCCTTAGGAcgtgaaagaaaggaggaagagttCTCTTGTTCACGATAGCCATTCTCAAATTATCTTGTGCTGCTTGACAAGGAACAGGAAGGAAAGGACTTGGAAGGGAATTCTATTTTAGAGAGCAGAAgtgttcattcattaattcaccaACACAGACCGAACGCTGCCTCAGTTCTGGTTGCTGGAATATAGAGCAGTGATCAAAACCGGGCTGGACTCTGCCCTAGTGTAGCTTGTGGTACGTGAAGACTGACAACAAACGAGTACCCATACAGGCAGATACTGAGTAACATGTTGTGACTGACACTTTGCGGAAAAGCTACAGAGTGTTATGAGAAAAGAATCAGGGGTTCTGGGGACACTTGATTTGGATTGAGGAAGCCAGGAACAGTTCTGAGTAGGTGATGTTTGATCTGAGATGGTTAGGATTAGCCAGGCTGACTGGTGGACACCAAACTGTCTAATCACTATCTATATTTATAGGAAGTTTCTGATGCGAATTTTGGATACTCTCAACTGTGAATCTTCATCTTCTCATTAGGCAGATACTTGAAACATTATATTTGGCCTTTGCTTTCATCTATCAAACATAACCAACGTTTTTCTCTGCCATGAGTTCAGAGGCTGGCATAAACActaatgaaaattttagaaaaaatcaAAGTATCCTCAGTTTTCTAGCTCTCCATCacaaaaagaacataaaacaaaTTTGCATGAGATCTGTTCCACGTCCCAAGGCTATCATGAATTATTTCACATTGCCATTTTCACAAGCAAACTTTGCAGAGTTGGAAAATGAATAGTGTTCTTCTTGGAAATGTTTAAATGAAAGAGGTCAATAAGTAATATTAACACTGAATCTGTGGTCCTAAATTTGAAGAAGAGTAGTCATTTGTAAAACTATTTGAGACACTGCAGCTATGGCCAAATGACTCATTCATTCCTAATTAAAATGGTCTCCTGGTTGAGAGCTTCATCGTCTTTACAGAAGTGAAACACCAAGAATGGCAAAAAGACTCACGTTTGGGTTAGAAACTTAACGTTTCTGAAGTGACTACTGGCGGCCAAATAACCACAGTCTCAGAATTAAGACCTTAGCTGCAGCTACTGTGGCACCAATTAGAGCACACCTCATCTGTGAAAGCATGGGGATAATTGAAATATTATCGTCAGTATTGTTCTGATCATTTCCAAACTGAAAAACCAGAGTAAGGATTGGAAATCATACAAAAAAGGCCCCAGGCCCTAAAACGTAAAGTGGAATGGGAATATCTCTTGTTTCTTAGGAAAAAAGGACAGACCGTATCTATTTATAAAGGAGATACTCtgagatatttaattttaaacctCTCTTTATGCTTATACATGACATCTACCCTATAACTTTATATGTGCATGTCTAATGATCAATTTTCGTTAGTCttactgcttttaaaattatgaactaTTGCAGACTTGCAGAAAAGTAGAGAATGGTGTAacaaatatctatgcacccaccagaatttaattattttttatgttttagttttaattGGCTAGGCTGCAGCaggcaggggcggggggtggggggcgagctTGGGGCAGCCACCCACCTGGGCCCTGTTTTTGGTCCAGCCCCTATTTTTCACTTGTCATTGGTTCTTTTTCCTCAGTCACAGAGCTGCCACCTATGTGAATATCTCTGTTATTAGCCAAGTGATGTGAAAACTACTAAACACTGCTGAACCTGAGGAACCAGATGAAACAAGAGATTTTCAGACAAATAACCCTGTATGCACTGCCTCATGGCAGGGAGTAATGACCACTCAGTTGCAGTAAGAACCTGGGAGGCAGCACAGTGACTTGCCAGTGAGAGGCCAGCCATACAACTTGAGCAGAAGAGAAGCTACAGGATTTTTAGGATCTTCACATCTAACACACATTTCTCTCCCTGCATGTACAATATCCCCactgtctattttcttttttttctttttctttttttttttttttttgcggtacgcgggcctctcactgtcgtggcctctcccgttgcgcagcacaggctccggacgcgcaggctcagcggccatggctcacgggcccagccgctcggcggcacgtgggatcttcccagaccggggcacgaacccgtgtcccctgcatcggcaagcggactctcaaccaccgcgccaccagggaagcccccccactgTCTATTTTCTTTCCAACAACCTTTCTTCCCTTCCACTTTTATAGATGTGTTATAGCCATCTCCATCTTTCCCTTCTAGCTTACCAACAAATCAGGTAAGCCTTCATGGGAACAAAAGCCCTCACCTCTTCATCTCTGAAGTCATCAAAAGCACGTGATTGTGAGTCAGGAGTTCTGGCTTCTAATCCTGGTCCTTCAGCAAGTGGTTCACCCTAGCCCAGACTGTCCTTGAAAAGAAAGGATTGAACTTAAGCGACTGCTCAGATTCTCGTCGCCCTATCCATACAAACCCACTAAGGCAGAGCACCAGTTTTTCTCCGTTTCCTGTTTCCCGATTAATCAATGGAGAATGCAATTCCACAAATGCCAATGTGTTCTTCCTTTAGGCTGTGAAATTTGAACCGTACCATGACAGTGCCCTTGCCAGATTTCTGCTGAAGCGTGGTTTAAGAGTAAGTACTTCCATTTTGATAAGAGCGTGACATTTAAAAAGTTACAGAGAATTGGCTGATAGATCTAGAGCATTAGTCATAATAATGGCGACCTTCTTGTTTCCACCCTCAGAACAAACGAATTGGTCACTTCTTATTTTGGTTCTTGAGAAGTGAGATCGCCCAGTCCAGGCACTATCAGCAGAGGTTTGCAGTGATCCTGGAAGCCTATCTGAGGGGCTGTGGCACGGCCATGCTACACGACTTCACCCAGCAAGTCCAAGTAATTGACATGTTACAAAAGGTCACCATTGATATCAAATCGCTCTCTGCTGAAAAGTATGACGTCAGTTCCCAAGGTACGGTGGCTCTGTTCTCTCGGTTCTCTTTCCAAATGCTTTTGTCTCCAAATGCCATCGTTCCTGTGATCCGTCTTCCTTCGGGAACGCAAGTCGCGCCTTCCTCGAGGTAGccaagaatacatttttaatcttCTGTCTTCATAGAGTAAGCAAATTTAAAGTTCCCCCTTTacaagttaatattttttaaaactacatatatattttaatgatgaaTGTATGATAATAGATGTTAAACTCTTTGAAAACTTAAAACAGCATTATGCAGATGtaagatgtattttttaagagcaactatgcacacacaaaaaaagatcagTTATTTCCAAATATCCTCTCTTCCCCATCTTTCAATACATGCATCTAATTTTGAAGTCCTTGGTCTTTTAAGGTAATGAATTattgagaagttttttttttacattttttgtatatatgtatacatatacatcatATATAGCTATATGTACTtcctataaaaacatatatatcacCTCCTCTGTGTTCCAATGTTGTCTTCTTATCCCTAAGAAATCCTGTCCCTCAGCCCCTGCTTTAGGAAAATTAATCACTCTTTATCTGTATTCCCGTAGGTTTTGGTTGATACTACATTAAAGTCATTAACACATCTTTCTGGTCTATTAAACTGTATGAGCCTTGAAGCTAGGAATTATCTCTTATTCATGTTTCTATATCTCGATCCACCACTATGGCTCATAATGGACCCTCACAAACATACTCAGAGAGTATTTTAAACTTCTGAATATTTTGATTTGCCATTTTTGCCTTTGAATCTTTTCCAATAAACCAATAATGGTctcttctaaaaataataatggtaataataatcttgcttttatttttattgtaagaaagaaagaacaacatTTGTACCAGCCTCCAGTCTGTCTGGTACCCAGgcagtaatttttaatttatgtattttgccTTCACAATTTTGAGGCTGTCATATTGCCTCCACACAGCCTAACTTCCTCTTCTGAAAAGAATTTCCCAAACCCTAACCGAATTCCATCTAATATGGTCTTCCGATACCTGTTTCCCAAATCAGATGGCAGTTTAAAGCTTCACACGttggaaagaaaactacagtaatTCCTTACCATTATCCATAAAGCATCCTTCTCCCTCTGACTGCTTGGGTATCCCATATATATTCAGATGTTTCTGTCCCCTGTTGTAATGTGTGTACGTCTTTATGTTGCTCCCAGTAAGCCTGACTTATCTTGCCACCCTCAATGATTAGTTCCTCAAAGACAGAAACCTACCCCCTCTTCGCCTGTTCCTCACCCTACCAAATATATAGAATGTTGTCAATACCTGCGGCCTCAGGAAATGTTAGAGGTGATATTGGTAATTTCTTGAACTCATGTAATTCTTGTGTGCGTTTGACAATTACAGTTATTTCCCAGCTTAAGCAAAAGCTTGAAATCCTACAGAATTTGAATCTCCCCCAAAGCTTCAGAGTTCCGTATGACCCTGGACTGAAAGCAGGAGCACTGGTGGTAGGTATCGCCTTGGTGTCTCTCCATGGTCTTTATGTCTTGACGATGGCTCTGCCTGCTTTACTGGGCCTAGTGGATAAAAGCTGATGTTTATAGAGAGACAGGGAAGCTGGAAAGTCCCCAGATGGGCTTCCATCAAGCCCTTCCCTAATCGCTAGATACTAAAAACCTCAACACCAGACAATCTTCCATCCATTTTGTTTCAGATCAGCCTTCTTGAGAAACCATTTGTatacaataaaatgtatccaTTGCAAGTGTACAGTTCAAGGAGTTTTGCCAAATGTATACAACCatataaccatcaccacaatcaagatatagaatatttccatagaaatttatagaaaaaattcTTTCAGATCCCTTTGCAGTTAGtcctttcctccttccatccTCCATCCAGGATGACAGATCTGTCTTCTATCATGTAATTTTGCCCTTTTTAGAATGTCatgaagtggaatcatacagtatgtaatttttatatatggattcttttacttagcataatgctcttaagatccatccatgttgctgtgtcTCGGTGATCTGtccctttttatgcctgagtaatattcccttgtatggttataccacagtttgttttccATTCACCTTTTGAGTAAATATTTAACAGTGAGATAGTTGGGTCAGTTGGGACGTGTGTGTTTATAAGATACTGCCAaactggttttccattttataatggcaactgtgccattttatattcccaccacaaTGTATGCAAGTTCTGATTATTCCACATCCTAGAGAATACTTGTTATCATCAGTCttcttaattttagccattcaaatgggtatgaagtggtacttcactgttgtttttatttgcatttccctagtgatgttgtgcatcttttcatgtgcttttgagAAGTTTCCATCTTCTTTTGAGAAGTGTCTATTCATATCTTCCATTCACTTTTAATTTAGGTTACCACCTTCTTCTTATTTatgcattatttatatattctggatacaaatcctttatcaggtatatagtttacaaatattgtctcccagtcTGcggcttaccttttcattttcttagtaatGTATTTCGAAGAGCAGAAGCTTTATAATTCTGATTAAGTCcagtttatctctttttcttttatgcttcATGAATTTCATGTCCTAAGAAATATTTGCTTCATCCAGTGATTCTCAATCAGGGGTGAACCTCCACCTTCTCCACCAAGGGGTATTTGGTAACGTccagagacatttttgattgttacAACTGGGAGAATGCTACTAGCAtccagtgggtagagaccagggatgctgctaaatatcctacaatacacaggacAGTCCCCGCTGCAACAaaaaattatccagcccaaaacgTCAACAGTGCCaaagttgagaaacactgcctaattcaatgtaacaaatattttttcctagaagttttatagttttaatctcacatttaagtctttgatccatgtttaattttatatacaATTAGCAGTAAACTGGCTCTCTAGCAAAAGCACACACTATCCACTGTCCCTTTTGAAGTTAGAAATTGGTAGGAATAATGATATATTAATACAGCTTCAaactgtgtttggtttttttttttttaaagaccacgTCACATTTTTGATCCTTGGTGAATTCACTTTTGGCTAAAACTCCTAAGATTTTCTCTTGTCGAATGAGTGGCTACTAAACCACATTTCTCCCACCTTGAATTTATTTCGACATATggggatttgggggaggggacaggcatTGTGCCTGAGCGCTAGAGTCTCATCTATTGCTGTTAAATTTCATCTTGTTACATTTGGCCTGGAATTAGACTGCATCTGATTTTTGACAACCATTTTTAGACACTATGGTAGCAATAGAACTCTTTGTTTACAAACTAATTCTTAGAGGGAGGCCAGATATGTATAGACAAATAACAGCACAATTGCTCTTTGTTAGAGGGGACATGGAAGTACAAGAGTCCTACGGGAGGGAGGGTATACAGAGGATGGGATATGCCACACCTCTTAGGCACCTCCACAGATGCTTAGGGTTCCTCacaacacactttgagaaccactggtttaagtGTTGTAACTTGCTCTCACTAGCATTTTTGGATTTGGTGAAAATGCCTTCTGCATTTTTACCCAAATCATTGAAAATCCTTTTCCAACTGGGACTTTGTCCTAGGTGTTTACAGAGATGCTCTGCAAGAGGGTGTGCTTCTCCACAATG
This window contains:
- the PIK3CG gene encoding phosphatidylinositol 4,5-bisphosphate 3-kinase catalytic subunit gamma isoform isoform X2, translated to MELENHEQHVVLREDSRRRRRRMKPRSAAASASSMELIPIEFVLPTSQRNTKTPETALLHVAGHGNVEQMKAQVWLRALETSVAADFYHRLSPDHFLLLYQKKGQWYEIYDKYQVVQTLDCLRYWKVLHRSPGQIHVVQRLAPSEETLAFQRQLTALIGYDVTDVSNVHDDELEFTRRRLVTPRMAEVAGRDTKLYAMHPWVTSKPLPEYLLKKITNNCIFIVIHRSTTSQTIKVSADDTPDTILQSFFTKMAKKKSLMDIPESQSEQDFVLRVCGRDEYLVGETSIKNFQWVRQCLKNGEEIHLVLDAPPDPALDEVRKEEWPLVDDCTGVTGYHEQLTIHGKDHESVFTVSLWDCDRKFRVKIRGIDIPVLPRNADLTVFVEANIQYGQQVLCQRRTSPKPFTEEVLWNVWLEFSIKIKDLPKGALLNLQIYCGKAPALSGKASAETPSPESRGKAQLLYYVNLLLIDHRFLLRHGEYVLHMWQLSGKAEDQGSFNADKLTSATNPDKENSMSISILLDNYCHPIALPKHRPTPDPEGDRVRAEMPNQLRKQLEAIIATDPLNPLTAEDKELLWHFRYESLKDPKAYPKLFSSVKWGQQEIVAKTYQLLARREVWDQSALDVGLTMQLLDCNFSDENVRAIAVQKLESLEDDDVLHYLLQLVQAVKFEPYHDSALARFLLKRGLRNKRIGHFLFWFLRSEIAQSRHYQQRFAVILEAYLRGCGTAMLHDFTQQVQVIDMLQKVTIDIKSLSAEKYDVSSQVISQLKQKLEILQNLNLPQSFRVPYDPGLKAGALVIEKCKVMASKKKPLWLEFKCADPTALSNETIGIIFKHGDDLRQDMLILQILRIMESIWETESLDLCLLPYGCISTGDKIGMIEIVKDATTIAKIQQSTVGNTGAFKDEVLNHWLKEKCPIEEKFQAAVERFVYSCAGYCVATFVLGIGDRHNDNIMISETGNLFHIDFGHILGNYKSFLGINKERVPFVLTPDFLFVMGTSGKKTSLHFQKFQDVCVKAYLALRHHTNLLIILFSMMLMTGMPQLTSKEDIEYIRDALTVGKSEEDAKKYFLDQIEVCRDKGWTVQFNWFLHLVLGIKQGEKHSA